A genomic stretch from Calidithermus timidus DSM 17022 includes:
- the gap gene encoding type I glyceraldehyde-3-phosphate dehydrogenase, with the protein MRVGINGFGRIGRQVFRILEERGVEVVALNDLTDNSILAHLLKYDSNYGKFPGSISYDENNIIVNGKTIRVYEEKDPAALPWGDIGVDIVIESTGRFTKLEAAEAHLKAGAKKVIISAPGKGEMLTVVMGVNEHMYDPAKHHVISNASCTTNGLAPVAKVLNDRFGIERGLLTTVHAYTASQSLVDAAKDDPRDARAAALNIVPSETGAAKAVGLVIPELKGKFGGMAFRVPTSTVSVVDFTAVLKREASKEEINAAMKEYAEGPMKGILAYTEEPLVSSDLKGDPHSSIFSALDTLVVGNLAKVVSWYDNEWGYSCRVADLTQYIGSKL; encoded by the coding sequence CCGACAACTCCATCCTGGCCCACTTGCTCAAGTACGACTCCAACTACGGCAAATTCCCCGGAAGCATCAGCTACGACGAGAACAACATTATCGTCAACGGCAAGACCATCCGGGTTTACGAGGAAAAAGACCCGGCTGCCCTGCCCTGGGGCGACATCGGCGTAGACATCGTCATCGAGTCCACCGGGCGCTTCACCAAGCTCGAGGCCGCCGAGGCTCACCTCAAGGCCGGGGCCAAGAAGGTCATCATCAGCGCACCGGGCAAGGGCGAGATGCTCACGGTGGTGATGGGGGTCAACGAGCACATGTACGACCCCGCCAAGCACCACGTCATCTCCAACGCCAGCTGCACCACCAACGGCCTGGCTCCCGTCGCTAAGGTGCTCAACGACCGCTTCGGCATCGAGCGAGGCCTCCTGACCACCGTGCACGCCTACACCGCCAGCCAGAGCCTGGTGGACGCGGCCAAGGATGACCCCCGCGACGCCCGCGCCGCCGCCCTCAATATCGTGCCCAGTGAGACCGGGGCAGCCAAGGCCGTGGGACTGGTAATCCCCGAGCTCAAGGGCAAGTTCGGCGGGATGGCCTTCCGCGTACCCACCAGCACGGTGAGCGTGGTGGACTTCACCGCCGTCTTAAAGCGTGAGGCCAGCAAGGAGGAGATCAACGCTGCGATGAAGGAGTACGCCGAGGGACCCATGAAGGGTATCCTGGCCTATACCGAGGAACCGTTGGTGTCCTCCGACCTCAAAGGCGACCCGCACTCCTCGATCTTCAGCGCCCTTGACACGCTGGTGGTGGGCAATCTGGCCAAGGTGGTGAGCTGGTACGACAACGAGTGGGGCTATTCCTGCCGCGTGGCCGACCTGACGCAGTACATCGGCAGCAAGCTGTAG